In Rahnella sikkimica, the following are encoded in one genomic region:
- a CDS encoding DNA translocase FtsK 4TM domain-containing protein: MSQEYTEDKDVTLKRLSNGRRILEALLVVVAIFAAYLMAALVSFNPSDPSWSQTAWHGPIHNWGGGVGAWMADTLFFIFGVFGYAIPAIILCLCWAAFRQRDNQDFVDYFALSLRLIGTLALIVTSCGLASVNVDDLYYFASGGVIGSLLSTAMTPYFNNVGATLVLLCVWAAGLTLFTGWSWLTIAEKIGGAVLGVTNIVTNRSRRDEDYEYDEQDDPLLEEDDEKPAANVAPVAVAATAAAAVPAAAIAASDVDEDDVLFSAPSVTDPAVQTPQVSPVTAAELAPVVATETVNPYAAEPPVADIAPPPQAPHPAAPPLYNFEIPEETPVPRHPQPVQQSPSPAPVHRSDDDGPSMGNWQTAVEHSRSPFDFSSAPPDAAQIASVAATAALATGLAQAGQSAVTSVGNTFMPAFSAVSDENPQVKKGFGPELPRPNPVRIPTRRELASYGIKLPSQRMAEQQEHAQAAAQKDVEQSDWDNDPLAQADQEARQEAALQEAFVAQQQERYGESVTEDAPDDEAALQEAELRNAFAARENARYEQDVEPQSGVVQHHHSQNLPPEAANTAADDFAAAAMKLSQHDAFSFSPMADLVDDTPSEPLFTLPAQAEEEPQLATFAQQPPYQRQAVSEPVQHAQEYEAPRQSSPSSQPDMDSLIHPFLMRNEQPLVKPTTPLPSLDLLTSPPAEAEPVDEFALEQMGNLIEARLNDYRIKADVVGKLPGPVITRFELDLAPGVKAARISNLSRDLARSLSAVAVRVVEVIPGKPYVGLELPNKKRQTVYLREVLDCAKFKESTSPLTIVLGKDISGEPVIADLAKMPHLLVAGTTGSGKSVGVNAMILSMLYKSTPEDVRFIMIDPKMLELSVYEGIPHLLTEVVTDMKDAANALRWCVGEMERRYKLMSALGVRNLAGYNERILEAEAMGRPIPDPFWKPGDGMAAEPPYLQKEPFIVVLVDEFADLMMTVGKKVEELIARLAQKARAAGIHLVLATQRPSVDVITGLIKANIPTRIAFTVSSKIDSRTILDQGGAESLLGMGDMLYMAPNSSIPVRVHGAFVRDQEVHAVVQDWKARGRPKYIESIVSGGDDGEGGGLGLDGDEELDALFDQAVAFVVDKRRASISGVQRQFRIGYNRAARIVEQMEAQGIVSAPGHNGNREVLAPPSHE, from the coding sequence TTGAGCCAGGAATATACAGAAGATAAAGACGTTACCCTGAAAAGACTGAGCAATGGTCGCCGTATTTTGGAGGCTTTGCTGGTTGTGGTCGCGATTTTTGCTGCTTACTTGATGGCAGCACTGGTGAGTTTTAACCCCTCTGATCCAAGCTGGTCGCAGACCGCGTGGCATGGGCCTATTCATAACTGGGGCGGTGGTGTGGGTGCCTGGATGGCCGACACGCTGTTCTTCATCTTTGGCGTATTTGGTTACGCGATTCCCGCTATTATTCTGTGTCTTTGCTGGGCGGCTTTCCGTCAGCGTGATAACCAGGATTTCGTCGATTATTTTGCTCTGTCGCTGCGCCTCATTGGTACGCTGGCGCTCATTGTCACGTCTTGCGGTCTGGCATCCGTCAACGTCGATGACCTTTACTATTTCGCTTCTGGCGGGGTGATCGGCAGTTTGCTGAGCACGGCGATGACGCCGTATTTCAATAACGTCGGGGCGACGCTGGTTCTGCTCTGCGTTTGGGCGGCCGGGCTGACGCTGTTCACAGGCTGGTCATGGCTGACGATCGCGGAGAAAATCGGCGGTGCAGTGCTTGGCGTCACCAATATCGTGACCAACCGCTCGCGCCGTGATGAAGATTACGAATACGACGAGCAGGACGATCCGTTACTGGAAGAAGACGACGAAAAACCGGCAGCGAATGTGGCACCCGTCGCGGTGGCGGCAACAGCAGCGGCCGCAGTGCCTGCTGCCGCCATCGCCGCGTCAGATGTCGATGAAGATGACGTTCTTTTCTCTGCGCCTTCCGTAACAGATCCGGCAGTGCAAACCCCACAGGTTTCGCCTGTGACGGCGGCCGAACTGGCTCCTGTTGTGGCGACTGAAACGGTGAATCCTTACGCCGCAGAACCGCCAGTGGCGGATATTGCTCCGCCCCCGCAAGCGCCTCATCCTGCGGCTCCGCCGTTATACAACTTCGAAATTCCGGAAGAAACGCCGGTACCGCGTCACCCGCAACCGGTACAGCAATCACCTTCTCCGGCACCGGTTCATCGAAGCGATGACGATGGCCCGAGCATGGGCAACTGGCAGACGGCGGTTGAACATTCGCGTTCTCCGTTTGATTTCAGCTCAGCACCACCGGATGCCGCGCAGATTGCGAGCGTTGCGGCCACTGCTGCGCTGGCTACCGGTCTGGCGCAGGCTGGTCAGTCTGCGGTGACGTCTGTCGGCAATACGTTTATGCCTGCCTTCAGCGCTGTGAGTGATGAAAATCCTCAGGTGAAGAAAGGCTTCGGGCCGGAACTGCCGCGTCCGAATCCGGTGCGTATTCCAACGCGTCGCGAACTGGCTTCCTACGGCATTAAATTGCCGTCGCAGCGGATGGCCGAACAGCAGGAACACGCACAGGCCGCCGCACAAAAAGATGTCGAGCAATCTGACTGGGATAATGATCCTCTGGCCCAGGCCGATCAGGAAGCCCGACAGGAAGCTGCGCTGCAGGAAGCTTTTGTTGCCCAACAGCAGGAACGCTACGGTGAATCAGTCACTGAAGATGCTCCTGACGACGAAGCGGCATTGCAGGAAGCGGAATTACGTAATGCGTTTGCGGCGCGTGAAAACGCGCGTTATGAGCAGGATGTCGAACCGCAAAGTGGCGTGGTTCAGCACCATCATTCGCAGAACTTGCCGCCAGAAGCGGCAAATACCGCTGCGGATGATTTCGCTGCTGCGGCGATGAAACTGAGCCAGCACGATGCGTTCAGTTTCTCTCCAATGGCTGATCTGGTCGATGATACACCGTCAGAACCATTATTCACCTTGCCCGCGCAGGCAGAAGAAGAGCCGCAACTCGCGACCTTTGCACAACAACCGCCTTATCAGCGTCAGGCGGTTTCAGAGCCTGTGCAACATGCGCAGGAGTATGAAGCGCCACGTCAGTCATCACCGTCATCGCAGCCTGACATGGACAGTTTGATCCATCCGTTCCTGATGCGTAACGAGCAGCCGCTGGTCAAGCCGACAACGCCGCTGCCGTCTCTGGATTTACTGACCTCGCCACCGGCGGAAGCAGAACCTGTTGACGAGTTCGCCCTCGAGCAGATGGGCAATCTGATTGAAGCGCGCCTGAATGATTACCGCATTAAGGCGGATGTTGTCGGGAAGTTGCCGGGGCCGGTTATCACCCGTTTCGAACTGGATCTGGCACCGGGCGTGAAAGCAGCGCGTATTTCCAACCTGTCGCGTGACCTTGCGCGTTCATTGTCCGCCGTCGCGGTGCGTGTCGTGGAAGTGATCCCCGGCAAGCCGTACGTTGGTCTGGAATTGCCAAATAAAAAGCGCCAGACCGTGTATCTGCGTGAAGTGCTGGATTGCGCGAAATTCAAAGAAAGTACGTCTCCGCTGACGATCGTGCTGGGTAAAGATATTTCAGGCGAACCGGTTATCGCCGATCTGGCGAAAATGCCGCACTTGCTGGTGGCCGGTACAACCGGTTCCGGTAAATCTGTGGGCGTTAACGCCATGATCCTCAGCATGTTGTATAAATCCACACCGGAAGATGTGCGTTTCATCATGATTGACCCGAAAATGCTCGAGTTATCCGTGTATGAAGGGATCCCGCATCTGCTGACAGAAGTGGTTACCGACATGAAAGATGCGGCCAACGCGCTGCGCTGGTGTGTCGGCGAGATGGAGCGTCGCTATAAACTGATGTCCGCGCTGGGTGTGCGTAATCTGGCGGGTTATAACGAACGTATCCTTGAAGCGGAAGCGATGGGCCGACCGATTCCGGATCCTTTCTGGAAGCCGGGCGACGGTATGGCTGCAGAACCGCCATATCTGCAAAAAGAACCGTTTATCGTGGTGCTGGTGGACGAATTTGCTGACCTGATGATGACCGTCGGTAAAAAAGTGGAAGAGCTGATTGCGCGTCTGGCACAGAAAGCCCGTGCAGCCGGTATCCACTTGGTGCTGGCAACGCAGCGCCCTTCCGTCGATGTGATTACCGGTCTGATCAAGGCGAACATTCCTACACGTATTGCCTTCACGGTTTCGAGCAAAATTGACTCCCGCACCATCCTTGATCAGGGCGGCGCAGAATCTCTGCTGGGTATGGGGGACATGTTGTATATGGCGCCTAACTCGTCGATTCCTGTTCGTGTTCACGGCGCATTTGTTCGTGATCAGGAAGTGCATGCAGTGGTTCAGGACTGGAAAGCGCGCGGTCGTCCTAAGTACATCGAAAGCATCGTTTCCGGTGGCGACGATGGCGAAGGTGGTGGTCTGGGTCTGGACGGTGATGAAGAACTCGACGCCCTGTTTGATCAGGCCGTTGCCTTCGTCGTCGACAAGCGTCGCGCATCCATTTCAGGCGTTCAGCGTCAGTTCCGTATCGGTTATAACCGCGCGGCGCGAATTGTTGAACAGATGGAAGCGCAGGGCATTGTCAGTGCACCGGGTCATAACGGTAATCGTGAAGTGCTGGCTCCGCCATCACACGAATAA
- the lrp gene encoding leucine-responsive transcriptional regulator Lrp: MVDNKKRPGKDLDRIDRNILNELQKDGRISNVELSKRVGLSPTPCLERVRRLERQGFINGYTALLNPHYLDASLLVFVEITLNRGAPDVFEQFNAAVQKLEDIQECHLVSGDFDYLLKTRVPDMSAYRKLLGETLLRLPGVNDTRTYVVMEEVKQTNRLVIKTR; the protein is encoded by the coding sequence ATGGTAGACAACAAAAAACGTCCGGGAAAAGATCTCGACCGTATTGACCGTAACATCCTCAACGAACTGCAAAAGGATGGCCGGATCTCAAACGTCGAGCTTTCCAAACGTGTGGGATTATCTCCAACGCCATGTCTGGAGCGCGTTCGTCGTCTGGAACGTCAGGGCTTCATTAATGGTTATACCGCATTGCTCAACCCGCATTATCTGGATGCTTCGTTGCTGGTATTTGTTGAGATCACCCTCAACCGCGGCGCGCCAGATGTGTTTGAACAGTTCAATGCGGCAGTGCAAAAACTCGAAGATATTCAGGAGTGTCACCTGGTTTCTGGGGATTTCGACTACCTGTTGAAAACCCGCGTACCTGATATGTCGGCTTACCGTAAGTTGTTAGGTGAGACTTTGCTTCGTCTGCCGGGCGTTAACGACACCCGTACCTATGTGGTAATGGAAGAAGTGAAACAGACGAATCGCCTGGTCATCAAAACCCGGTAA
- the trxB gene encoding thioredoxin-disulfide reductase, translating into MSTVKHSKLLILGSGPAGYTAAVYAARANLNPVLITGVEKGGQLTTTTEVENWPGDPEGLTGPGLMERMHEHATKFNTEIIFDHINKVDLQNRPFRLTGDSGEYTCDALIIATGASARYIGLPSEEAFKGRGVSACATCDGFFYRNQKVAVVGGGNTAVEEALYLANIASEVHLIHRRDSFRAEKILVDRLNAKVASGNIVLHTHKTLNEVVGDQMGVTGASLLDVRTDEKSQVDVAGVFIAIGHSPNTGIFEGQLELKDGYIKVQSGSHGNATQTSIPGVFAAGDVMDHIYRQAITSAGTGCMAALDAERYLDGLSQAPDL; encoded by the coding sequence ATGAGTACGGTTAAACACAGTAAATTATTGATTCTGGGCTCCGGCCCGGCGGGTTATACCGCTGCGGTTTATGCAGCACGCGCTAACCTGAACCCGGTTTTAATCACCGGCGTGGAAAAAGGTGGTCAGCTGACCACCACCACGGAAGTGGAAAACTGGCCGGGTGATCCGGAAGGTCTCACCGGTCCGGGCTTGATGGAGCGCATGCATGAGCACGCGACCAAATTTAATACCGAAATCATTTTCGACCACATCAACAAAGTTGATTTACAGAACCGTCCGTTCCGCCTGACTGGTGACAGCGGAGAATACACCTGCGACGCGCTGATTATCGCCACCGGCGCATCCGCACGTTATATCGGTCTGCCTTCAGAAGAAGCGTTCAAAGGCCGCGGCGTTTCTGCCTGTGCGACTTGTGATGGTTTCTTCTATCGTAACCAGAAAGTGGCGGTCGTCGGCGGCGGTAACACAGCCGTAGAGGAAGCCCTTTATCTGGCGAACATCGCCTCTGAAGTTCACCTGATCCACCGTCGCGACAGTTTCCGCGCGGAAAAAATCCTGGTTGACCGTCTGAACGCAAAAGTGGCCAGTGGCAACATCGTTCTGCACACGCACAAAACGCTGAACGAAGTGGTCGGCGATCAGATGGGTGTTACCGGCGCAAGCCTGCTGGATGTCCGCACTGACGAAAAATCACAGGTTGACGTCGCTGGCGTGTTCATCGCCATCGGCCACAGCCCGAACACCGGCATTTTTGAAGGTCAGCTGGAACTGAAAGACGGCTACATCAAAGTACAGTCAGGCTCGCATGGCAACGCTACGCAGACCAGCATCCCTGGCGTTTTCGCGGCGGGCGACGTGATGGATCATATCTATCGTCAGGCAATAACCTCTGCCGGAACAGGCTGTATGGCGGCACTCGACGCCGAACGTTATCTGGACGGTTTATCGCAAGCGCCGGATTTATAA
- the cydC gene encoding heme ABC transporter ATP-binding protein/permease CydC, translating into MRILLPYLALYRRHWFRLSLGVILAIVTLMASIGLLTLSGWFLAASAVAGLAGLYTFNYMLPAAGVRGAAITRTAGRYAERLVSHDATFRVLAHLRVFTFTKIMPLTPGGIARFRQADLLNRLVADVDTLDHLYLRVISPLISALVVIILVTFGLSFLDVRLALTLGGIMLALMVLLPVIFYRAGKPAGRELTALRSDYRTQLTAWLQGQGELVVFGAQSQFRQQLDDIERRWMLRQQQQAKLTGLSQAMIIAAAGLTVTLMLWLAAGGLSAFPQPGALIALFVFTPLAAFEALGPVAAAFQHLGQVIASAQRVTQIISQPADVAFPPQGPAAGEQVSLSLTDVNFSYPGQPLPVLKNITLDVRAGEHIALLGQTGCGKSTLLQLLTRGWNISSGSLMLNGHDITEYDEATLRRTITVVSQRVHVFNTTLRENLRMASPKCSDEQIADVLKQVDLHVLLEKEGLNAWLGEGGRQLSGGEQRRLGLARALLHDAPLWLLDEPTEGLDAETEQHILALLHKHCQNKTLLLVTHRLHGLENLDRICVMEEGQIVEQGDHQTLAAAQGRYARFLSRG; encoded by the coding sequence ATGAGAATTCTTCTGCCTTATCTCGCGTTATATCGCCGTCACTGGTTCCGCCTTTCACTGGGTGTCATTCTTGCAATTGTCACGCTGATGGCCAGCATCGGGCTGCTCACGCTCTCCGGCTGGTTCCTGGCAGCCTCTGCCGTTGCAGGCCTGGCCGGGCTCTACACGTTTAACTACATGCTGCCTGCGGCGGGTGTTCGCGGTGCAGCCATTACCCGGACTGCAGGGCGTTACGCCGAGCGTCTGGTCAGCCATGATGCGACTTTCCGTGTGCTGGCTCACCTTCGCGTATTCACATTCACCAAAATCATGCCACTGACGCCAGGCGGTATTGCACGCTTTCGTCAGGCCGATTTGCTCAACCGCCTCGTCGCCGACGTCGATACGCTGGATCACCTTTATCTGCGCGTAATATCGCCGCTCATCAGTGCGCTGGTGGTGATTATTCTGGTGACTTTCGGGCTGAGTTTCCTGGATGTCAGGCTGGCACTGACGCTGGGTGGCATTATGCTGGCGCTGATGGTGCTTTTGCCGGTGATTTTCTACCGCGCCGGAAAACCTGCGGGACGCGAACTGACAGCGCTGCGCAGCGATTACCGTACACAGCTGACCGCATGGTTGCAGGGGCAAGGCGAGCTGGTGGTTTTTGGCGCACAGTCGCAATTCCGCCAGCAACTGGATGATATTGAACGCCGCTGGATGTTGCGCCAGCAGCAGCAAGCAAAGCTAACCGGACTTTCGCAGGCGATGATTATTGCGGCCGCAGGGTTGACGGTCACGCTGATGCTGTGGCTGGCGGCGGGCGGGCTCAGTGCTTTCCCGCAACCCGGCGCGCTGATTGCGTTGTTTGTCTTCACACCGTTAGCGGCGTTTGAAGCGCTCGGGCCGGTTGCTGCGGCCTTCCAGCATCTCGGGCAGGTTATCGCGTCGGCGCAGCGCGTAACCCAGATCATCAGCCAGCCCGCCGACGTGGCATTTCCGCCACAAGGCCCGGCCGCCGGTGAACAGGTCAGCCTTTCGCTCACAGACGTTAATTTTAGCTATCCGGGCCAGCCGTTGCCGGTGCTGAAAAATATCACGCTGGATGTCCGCGCCGGTGAACATATCGCCCTGCTCGGCCAGACCGGTTGTGGCAAGTCCACGCTTTTACAGTTGCTGACGCGTGGCTGGAACATCAGCAGTGGTTCGCTGATGCTCAACGGCCATGACATAACGGAATACGATGAAGCGACGCTGCGCCGGACGATCACCGTCGTCAGCCAGCGCGTACACGTTTTCAACACCACGCTGCGTGAAAACCTGCGGATGGCATCGCCGAAATGTTCCGATGAACAGATTGCGGACGTTCTGAAACAGGTAGATTTGCACGTTCTTCTGGAAAAAGAAGGGCTTAACGCGTGGCTGGGCGAAGGTGGCCGTCAGCTTTCCGGTGGTGAGCAACGCCGTTTAGGCCTTGCCCGAGCCCTTTTGCACGATGCTCCGCTGTGGTTGCTCGACGAACCAACCGAAGGGCTGGATGCTGAAACGGAACAACATATTTTGGCACTGCTGCACAAGCATTGTCAGAATAAAACGCTACTCTTAGTGACGCACCGTCTCCACGGTCTGGAAAATCTCGACAGAATTTGTGTCATGGAAGAGGGTCAGATTGTGGAACAGGGTGATCATCAGACACTGGCCGCCGCACAGGGACGTTACGCACGTTTTCTGTCGCGAGGCTGA
- the cydD gene encoding heme ABC transporter permease/ATP-binding protein CydD, which produces MNKTRQQELIRWLKQQSSRAKGWIRLSMMLGLLSGLLILAQAWLMAGLLHGLIIEHVPRETLLQSFLLMALTFVLRAVVTWIREQVGFICGRVIRQEMRKLVLDRLEKLGPAWIQGKPAGSWASIILEQIEDMQDYYARYLPQMVLAGIIPLLILVSVFPINWAAGLILLLTAPLIPLFMALVGMGAADANRRNFVALARLSGNFLDSLRGLDTLRLFNRGSAEVEKIKRSTENFRARTMDVLRLAFLSSAVLEFFASISIAVVAVYFGFSYLGELNFGSYGTPVTLFAGFLVLILAPEFFQPLRDLGAFYHAKAQAVGAAESLLTFLSADESEMGDGDKSWPQGQDVSLEARDLLVQSPQGKTLAGPLNFTVLAGQRIAIVGLSGAGKSSLLNALLGFLPYQGSLSASGIELKTLRNDEWRKQLSWVGQNPHLPEQTLRSNILLNQPDISETQLQSAIDRAYVNEFLPLLPDGLETELGDSAARLSVGQAQRIAVARALLSPCRLLLLDEPTASLDAHSEKRVMSALNEASKSQTALLVTHQLEDTRDYDEIWVMDKGHIAERGTFTQLVAQGGLFASLLSQRSKEL; this is translated from the coding sequence ATGAATAAAACACGACAACAAGAACTTATCCGCTGGTTAAAACAACAAAGCTCACGCGCTAAAGGCTGGATCCGTCTGTCCATGATGCTGGGTTTGTTATCTGGTTTACTGATCCTCGCCCAGGCCTGGCTGATGGCCGGACTGTTACACGGTCTGATCATCGAACATGTGCCGCGTGAAACCCTCTTACAAAGCTTCCTGCTGATGGCCCTGACGTTCGTTCTGCGCGCCGTCGTAACCTGGATACGCGAACAGGTGGGCTTTATCTGCGGGCGGGTTATTCGTCAGGAAATGCGCAAACTGGTTCTGGATCGTCTGGAAAAACTGGGGCCCGCGTGGATCCAGGGCAAACCCGCCGGTAGCTGGGCCAGCATTATTCTTGAACAAATCGAAGATATGCAGGATTACTATGCCCGCTACCTTCCGCAAATGGTGCTGGCAGGGATTATTCCCCTGCTGATTCTGGTGAGCGTATTCCCGATTAACTGGGCCGCCGGATTAATTTTGCTGCTCACCGCCCCGCTGATTCCGCTGTTTATGGCGCTGGTCGGCATGGGCGCTGCGGATGCAAACCGCCGTAACTTTGTCGCGCTGGCGCGTCTGAGCGGTAATTTCCTCGACAGCCTGCGCGGTCTGGACACGCTGCGTCTCTTCAACCGCGGCAGCGCCGAAGTGGAGAAAATCAAACGCTCCACCGAAAACTTCCGCGCACGCACCATGGACGTTTTACGTCTGGCATTTCTGTCCTCTGCCGTACTGGAGTTTTTCGCGTCAATTTCCATCGCCGTGGTCGCCGTTTATTTTGGTTTCTCCTATCTGGGCGAGCTGAATTTTGGCAGTTACGGCACGCCGGTCACGCTCTTTGCCGGTTTCCTGGTGCTGATCCTCGCACCGGAATTCTTCCAGCCGCTGCGTGATTTAGGCGCGTTCTATCACGCCAAAGCGCAGGCGGTCGGCGCGGCTGAAAGCCTGCTGACCTTCCTGAGCGCCGACGAATCAGAGATGGGTGACGGCGATAAAAGCTGGCCACAAGGTCAGGACGTTTCGCTTGAAGCACGAGACCTGCTGGTTCAGTCGCCGCAGGGGAAAACGCTGGCCGGCCCGCTTAACTTTACCGTTCTGGCCGGGCAACGTATTGCGATTGTCGGGCTGAGCGGAGCGGGCAAAAGCTCCCTGCTCAATGCGCTTCTCGGTTTTCTGCCGTATCAGGGTTCCCTGAGCGCCAGCGGCATTGAGCTGAAAACCTTACGCAATGATGAATGGCGTAAACAACTTAGCTGGGTCGGCCAGAATCCCCATCTGCCGGAACAGACGCTGCGATCGAATATTCTGCTGAATCAGCCGGATATCAGTGAAACGCAACTGCAAAGCGCCATTGACCGTGCGTATGTGAATGAATTCCTGCCGCTGCTGCCTGACGGTCTGGAAACGGAACTGGGCGACAGCGCCGCGCGGCTTTCTGTCGGTCAGGCTCAACGTATTGCTGTCGCACGCGCCCTGCTTTCTCCCTGCCGGTTATTGCTGCTCGATGAACCGACGGCAAGTCTTGACGCACACAGCGAAAAACGCGTCATGAGTGCGTTAAACGAGGCGTCCAAATCGCAGACTGCGTTGCTGGTTACCCATCAGCTCGAAGATACGCGCGACTACGACGAAATCTGGGTCATGGATAAAGGGCACATCGCCGAGCGCGGGACATTCACGCAGCTGGTTGCTCAGGGCGGATTGTTCGCCAGCCTGTTATCTCAGCGCAGTAAGGAGCTGTAA
- the lolA gene encoding outer membrane lipoprotein chaperone LolA, protein MKKLLLVGCLLTAFTSASVLADASSDLKSRLGKLNTFHASFTQTVTSDDGSAVQQGEGELWVKRPNLFNWHMTTPDESILVSDGKTLWFYNPFVEQVTATWLKNATGNTPFMLITRNDSSDWSKYNVKQQGDDFQLTPKASTGNLKQFAITVTPSGTIKSFAAVEQDGQKSAYTLKGEQNASVDDAKFKFTPPKGVTVDDQRQ, encoded by the coding sequence ATGAAAAAATTGTTATTGGTAGGGTGTTTACTGACTGCATTTACCTCCGCTTCCGTTTTGGCGGATGCCAGCAGTGATCTCAAATCCCGCCTGGGTAAACTGAACACTTTCCACGCCAGCTTCACTCAGACTGTCACCAGCGATGACGGCTCTGCCGTTCAGCAGGGTGAAGGTGAACTGTGGGTCAAACGTCCAAACCTGTTTAACTGGCATATGACGACACCGGATGAAAGCATTCTGGTTTCTGATGGCAAAACCCTCTGGTTCTACAACCCGTTTGTTGAGCAGGTGACCGCAACCTGGCTGAAAAATGCCACCGGCAACACGCCGTTTATGCTGATTACCCGTAACGACAGCAGCGACTGGTCGAAATATAACGTGAAACAGCAGGGCGATGACTTCCAGCTGACGCCGAAAGCGTCCACCGGAAACCTGAAGCAATTTGCGATCACCGTTACGCCGTCAGGCACCATTAAAAGCTTTGCTGCGGTTGAGCAGGATGGCCAAAAGAGCGCTTATACCCTGAAGGGTGAGCAAAATGCGTCTGTCGATGACGCGAAGTTTAAATTTACTCCGCCGAAAGGTGTGACGGTGGACGACCAGCGTCAGTGA
- the aat gene encoding leucyl/phenylalanyl-tRNA--protein transferase translates to MRLVKLEANSVHFPDPDTALPEPNGLLAIGGDLTAPRLLSAYQNGIFPWFEPGEMILWWSPDPRAILVPEERHASRSLQRFMRKKPYRYTINQRFEQVIRACAMQREDGTWIGPLVQRGYQELHEAGRAHSVEVWEGDELVGGLYGVSVGGLFCGESMFSRRENASKCALMVFCQHFSRNGGELIDCQVLNPHTASLGAREIPRRQFLQQLSELAQRALTADCWLPQDLSPHDEDQPVFPKDRE, encoded by the coding sequence ATGCGGTTAGTTAAGCTTGAGGCCAATTCCGTTCATTTTCCGGATCCTGACACGGCTCTGCCTGAGCCGAACGGCCTGCTGGCTATCGGCGGGGATCTGACGGCGCCACGCCTGCTTTCAGCTTATCAAAACGGGATTTTCCCCTGGTTTGAACCCGGCGAGATGATCCTCTGGTGGTCGCCCGATCCGCGCGCCATTCTGGTTCCCGAAGAACGCCACGCCAGCCGTAGCCTGCAACGTTTTATGCGCAAAAAACCTTACCGCTATACGATCAACCAGCGTTTTGAACAGGTGATCCGTGCCTGCGCTATGCAGCGCGAAGACGGCACCTGGATTGGTCCTCTGGTTCAGCGCGGTTATCAGGAATTGCATGAAGCAGGCCGTGCGCATTCGGTTGAGGTTTGGGAAGGAGATGAACTGGTGGGTGGTTTATACGGCGTATCCGTCGGCGGATTATTTTGCGGCGAGTCGATGTTCAGTCGCCGGGAAAATGCCTCGAAGTGCGCGCTGATGGTCTTTTGCCAACATTTTTCCCGCAATGGAGGAGAACTGATTGACTGTCAGGTGCTCAACCCTCACACTGCGTCGCTGGGTGCGAGAGAGATCCCCCGCCGCCAATTTTTGCAGCAGTTATCCGAACTTGCGCAACGCGCGTTAACAGCGGATTGCTGGTTGCCACAAGACTTATCCCCACATGACGAAGACCAGCCGGTGTTCCCGAAGGATAGGGAATAG
- the infA gene encoding translation initiation factor IF-1, which yields MAKEDNIEMQGTVLDTLPNTMFRVELENGHVVTAHISGKMRKNYIRILTGDKVTVELTPYDLSKGRIVFRSR from the coding sequence ATGGCCAAAGAAGACAACATTGAAATGCAAGGCACCGTACTTGATACGCTGCCAAACACTATGTTCCGCGTAGAATTAGAAAACGGACACGTAGTTACCGCTCACATCTCCGGTAAAATGCGTAAGAACTACATCCGCATCCTGACGGGCGACAAAGTCACTGTAGAGCTGACCCCGTACGACCTGAGCAAAGGCCGCATTGTCTTCCGTAGCCGTT